Sequence from the Paenibacillus riograndensis SBR5 genome:
CTTTGACCGCTGGGAAGAGAAGAAAAGCTCGATAATCATCGACAACCAGGAAATCCATGTGTCCTCGGCGTATCCTTACTCTGGAGAAACCGATGCAAACGGAGTGGCGGGCGAGCTGGTGTATACCAAACGCGGGGATTACGCCAAAGCCAAAGGCAAAATTGCCGTGGTGGAAGTGAAAAACCTGAAGCATTTTCCTATTGGTCTGGTAATGAACGTACGGAAAGCTTTTCCCGCACGGAGTAAAATTCCATCTAGCGAAGGTGACCTTGTACTGACCACAGGTTTAAAAGAGGCTCATTTGGACGAAGCAAAAGCAATGGGTGTCAAAGCCGTTATTTTAGTCTGGGAAGGGGTATCTGACGAGAAGGTTGAACAGCAGTATTTGCCTTTTACTACAGATTACGCCGGCATTCCTGCGGTTTGGATAAACGGAACAGATGGACAAAAGGTGATTCATGCAGCTAAGGTACACCAAGAAGGTACAGTGATTTTGGAGGCGGATGTGCAGAAGGACGCGCCGACGGAATCTTTTTACGTGAAAATTGAAGGCAGAAATAAAAATGAATCCATCATCGTAAACACCCATACGGACGGTGTGAACGTGATTGAGGAAGACGGGGCCATAGGCATGCTGTAGATGATTCGTTATCTGCAACAGGAGCAGCCGGAGCGGACGATGGTTTTCGCTTTTGTCACGGGGCATTTTAGACTGCCTGATTTTAAGGGCACCTCACAGGCTACGTCCACCTGGATGGAAGCTCACTCCGAGTTGTGGGACGGAGGTAGTGGTCATATGAAGGCCGTGGCTGGAATTACTGTAGAACATCTTGGAAGCCTGGAATGGAAGGACGACGCCTCGGGGCATTACGGACCGACGGGGCAGATGACCACGGAATTTACCTATGCAGGCAAT
This genomic interval carries:
- a CDS encoding cytochrome b family protein — its product is MVENLNRSLTVALCLLLAFCASVFIGEETLISIVAIIFLLAELGISYFLLKKRTALHWIYMGAVTVEVLFVMTGSFWALAVSIVLLLVSGIWNEFFQGMGRKRAMFILVVRKALFSLAALTVSVLWVINLYAQPIVKSIELPADRKSEIDPAKLDPPAVMLKNIETMNAFGSRTTGSEGHNQFIAWLEQQVADMGLSINRDNYTFDRWEEKKSSIIIDNQEIHVSSAYPYSGETDANGVAGELVYTKRGDYAKAKGKIAVVEVKNLKHFPIGLVMNVRKAFPARSKIPSSEGDLVLTTGLKEAHLDEAKAMGVKAVILVWEGVSDEKVEQQYLPFTTDYAGIPAVWINGTDGQKVIHAAKVHQEGTVILEADVQKDAPTESFYVKIEGRNKNESIIVNTHTDGVNVIEEDGAIGML